A region from the Mercenaria mercenaria strain notata chromosome 7, MADL_Memer_1, whole genome shotgun sequence genome encodes:
- the LOC123555373 gene encoding neurotensin receptor type 1-like: protein MNKSKTDLEEFGQYNFGNYLWIYGSPILIVVGTFGNFISILVLLRPKLRCSTTMFYLTCLSFGDLFTLYTGLLRYWIRRAFDVDVRHLSDASCKIHTFLVYVSLDFTVWVLVSVTVDRCLSVSIPFKAKLLCSLKRSFCVIGAIFLFLVLKNMHFFWNLGLVNTWEFRCDGKSEAAESFLRYIWPWIDFSTFCLIPFAIMIACNIKIIFEMISSQRKLDKHNNFYRTSRKSDSPLTNEDHSDMAIQSMTMQDTTPTNEVTPQIASTQTSHVTSRQTSRQTSQLKRQSPIRRISSLTAMLLTVNCVFLITTSPIQAFLIGEEYWFPDKTQEQIAWYNFWWAVVNMLQYINNAIHFFLYCLTGPRFRNELKSIFLRNHKIAVIKQKSGETEL from the coding sequence ATGAATAAATCTAAGACAGACCTGGAGGAGTTCGGACAGTACAATTTTGGAAATTACCTATGGATATATGGATCACCGATACTAATTGTCGTCGGAACTTTCggaaattttatttctattctaGTACTTCTACGACCAAAGTTACGCTGTTCAACGACAATGTTTTATTTGACTTGCCTCAGTTTTGGTGATTTATTCACCTTGTACACCGGTTTACTACGATATTGGATAAGAAGGGCCTTCGATGTTGATGTTAGACACTTATCGGATGCTTCATGTAAAATACATACTTTCCTGGTGTATGTGTCCCTTGACTTTACAGTATGGGTACTTGTTTCAGTTACAGTAGACAGATGTTTGTCTGTGTCAATTCCTTTCAAGGCGAAACTATTATGCTCTTTGAAAAGGTCATTTTGTGTTATTGgtgccatttttctttttctggttTTAAAGAATATGCACTTCTTCTGGAATCTAGGTCTGGTCAATACGTGGGAATTTCGATGTGACGGCAAAAGCGAAGCAGCGGAAAGTTTCCTCCGATATATTTGGCCATGGATTGACTTCTCAACATTCTGTTTAATTCCATTTGCCATCATGATTGcctgcaatatcaaaataatctTTGAAATGATCAGCTCTCAAAGAAAATTGGATAAACACAACAATTTCTATCGTACTTCCAGAAAATCGGACAGTCCTTTAACAAATGAGGATCATTCAGATATGGCCATTCAGTCGATGACAATGCAAGATACAACTCCAACAAATGAAGTGACTCCACAAATCGCATCAACACAAACGTCGCACGTGACATCACGGCAAACGTCACGACAGACGTCACAATTAAAAAGACAGTCTCCGATTCGGAGAATTTCTTCTCTTACCGCTATGTTGTTGACAGTTAATTGTGTGTTTCTTATAACCACGTCACCAATTCAGGCATTTTTGATTGGTGAGGAATACTGGTTTCCGGACAAAACACAGGAACAAATAGCCTGGTACAATTTCTGGTGGGCTGTTGTAAATATGTTACAATATATTAACAATGCTATTCATTTCTTTTTGTACTGTTTAACTGGTCCAAGATTCAGAAACGAATTAAAAAGTATATTCCTGAGAAACCATAAAATTGCAGTCATTAAACAAAAATCAGGAGAAACGGAATTATGA